Within Acidobacteriota bacterium, the genomic segment ACATGACAGTTGGCGGTTTCCTCAAGCTCTATTCGGTGGCCGTCGTCGTATTCCTGGTCATCGATCTCGTCTGGCTCGGGGTCGTGGCTCGGTCCTTCTACCAGGAGCAGATGGGTCACCTCCTGCGACCCACAGTCAACTGGGCCGCCGCGCTCGCGTTCTATCTGGTGTTCGTTCTCGGCATCGTGGTACTGTGCGTTTTGCCGGCCGTCGAGCGTCAGAGCCTGACCCACGCGATCATCCTCGGAGGGCTCCTCGGTCTGGTCACCTATGCCGCGTACGACCTCACGAACCTCGCAACTCTGGATGGCTTTCCCTTGAAGGTGGTGCTGGTGGACCTGGCTTGGGGAACGGTGTTGTGTGCGAGCGTCAGTGCGATCACCTTCCTGACATCCAAGTACCTGACCTGAACTGAGAACCGGGACGCGTCATCGAGATTCACTG encodes:
- a CDS encoding DUF2177 family protein, with protein sequence MTVGGFLKLYSVAVVVFLVIDLVWLGVVARSFYQEQMGHLLRPTVNWAAALAFYLVFVLGIVVLCVLPAVERQSLTHAIILGGLLGLVTYAAYDLTNLATLDGFPLKVVLVDLAWGTVLCASVSAITFLTSKYLT